A single genomic interval of Cataglyphis hispanica isolate Lineage 1 chromosome 25, ULB_Chis1_1.0, whole genome shotgun sequence harbors:
- the LOC126858511 gene encoding probable ATP-dependent RNA helicase DDX55 homolog has protein sequence MKSKKWEELDVRLSDPVLKTLKQLKFLDMTPVQAACIPLLLNGKDVAAEAVTGSGKTLAFLVPLLEILQKRPEKWKTMEVGAIIISPTRELATQISEILEKFLENIPLLKQVLLVGGVTLKEDAENLKKGVNIIVATPGRLQDILSNYSSTNLSLCIKSLEFLVLDEADRLLDLGFSATLDSILSYLPRLRRTGLFSATQTKELQQLIRAGLRNPALIVVKEKSNISTPVNLNNSYTIVQPEYKLSVMIDFIRTIGFKTKYMIFLSTCACVDYFSRVIQALLPSINVLALHGKMKSKRYKVFDQFRHVENGILICTDVMARGIDISEINWVLQYDPPSTASSFVHRCGRTARIGNEGNALLFLLETEDAYVDFVKRNQKVELQQIKTKPNENTIEECLQCMRHLQQKDRLMFDKANRAFVSYIQSYSKHECNLILRLKDIDMGKLAMGFGLLKMLKMPELKGKDVSFFISPEIDINAISYANKQRELHRIEKLTEYQNTGVWSTNHKRKQKQTESWSESKKRKLERQEKRSKRKEKKKLKQGLSTTSNKKKRKHIKEEDLKELAKDIALIKKFKKKKISQEEFDAAFGI, from the exons atgaaATCAAAAAAATGGGAAGAATTAGATGTACGATTAAGCGATCCTGTATTAAAAACacttaaacaattaaaatttcttgatatGACACCAGTTCAG GCAGCGTGTATACCATTATTATTGAATGGTAAAGATGTTGCAGCAGAAGCAGTTACAGGCAGCGGAAAGACACTTGCTTTTCTTGTTCCTCTACTGGAGATATTACAA aaacgaccagaaaaatggaaaactaTGGAGGTAGgagcaataataattagtcCTACAAGAGAACTGGCGACACAGATTAgtgaaattttggaaaaattcttAGAAAACATTCCATTATTGAAGCAAGTATTGTTAGTTGGAGGTGTAACACTAAAGGAAGATGCAGAAAACTTGAAGAAGGGAGTGAATATTATTGTTGCTACACCTGGCAGATTACAAGACATTTTATCCAATTATAGTTCCACAAATTTGagtttatgtataaaatctttG GAGTTTCTTGTTTTAGATGAAGCAGATAGATTGCTAGACTTAGGATTCTCTGCAACTTTAGACAGCATTTTAAGCTATTTGCCTCGTCTTAGAAGAACAGGATTATTTTCTGCAACACAGACGAAAGAATTACAACAATTAATTAGAGCAGGTCTGAGAAATCCGGCATTGATAGTTGTGAAAGAGAAATCTAATATCTCAACGCCTGTAAATTTGAACAACAGTTACACAATTGTTCAACCTGAATACAAGTTATCAGTAATGATAGATTTTATACGTACAATAGGATTTAAAACAaagtatatgatatttttatctaccTGTGCCTGTGTGGATTATTTTAGTCGAGTTATACAAGC ATTGTTACCATCAATAAACGTACTAGCTTTACATGGTAAAATGAAAAGCAAGAGATATAAAGTGTTTGATCAATTTCGACATGTTGAAAATGGCATTTTAATATGTACAGATGTAATGGCTCGTGGGATTGATATATCTGAGATAAACTGGGTATTACAATATGATCCTCCATCTACTGCCAGTAGTTTTGTACATAG ATGTGGTAGAACTGCTAGGATCGGTAATGAAGGAAATGCATTGCTATTTCTTCTAGAAACAGAAGATGCATATGTAGACTTTgttaaaagaaatcaaaaagtagaattgcaacaaataaaaacaaaaccaAATGAAAATACTATTGAAGAATGCTTGCAATGTATGAGGCACCTGCAACAAAAAGATCGACTTATGTTTGATAAAGCAAACCGCGCATTCGTTTCATACATACAATCTTATAGTAAACATGAATGCAATTTAATTCTTCgattaaaagatattgataTGGGAAAGCTAGCAATGGGTTTTGGACTGTTGAAAATGCTAAAAATGCCTGAGCTTAAAGGAAAGgatgtatcattttttattagccCTGAAATTGATATCAACGCGATATCTTATGCGAACAAACAACGCGAATTACACAGAATAGAGAAATTGACTGAGTATCAAAATACAGGCGTTTGGTCAACTAATCATAAACGTAAACAGAAACAAACTGAATCCTGGTCAGAAAGCAAGAAGAGAAAGCTCGAAAGACAAGAGAAACGAAGTAAGCgaaaggaaaagaagaaattgaaaCAGGGACTTTCAACAacttccaataaaaaaaaaaggaaacataTTAAAGAGGAAGATCTCAAGGAATTGGCAAAAGATAtagcgttaattaaaaaattcaagaagaagaag ATCTCGCAAGAAGAGTTTGATGCAGCATTTGGAATCTAA
- the LOC126858499 gene encoding uncharacterized protein LOC126858499, with amino-acid sequence MEEEMANRPKWLSELENRKRKPRLAHEAGAGASCMNCNSACPGLDLHFWRKICKNCKCGRDDHDVDDDEFPQFDLLFGPSGKFKKKILRLQVNNKKQNEGETTFEWIPPDTTEELAVDYMKALPVEKLPIKGSAGAALRRQLLQKQLPLHDIDHKVCDELSEQEQKQFEKYLENIKKYVGQGKVMKMIGARPFDRSLMTPINATDMQHFSPQHNSYIPSTSIQLRTPSSFTVKSSYAKHPHEVQNKQDAMATNDNKISNAGHNCSLTNVAANNNIAKSQLIGGKLINEHSQHAGDSVSIKERAIDSKVINSSIPAHLAEQEIVSAREMHTSENYIPYGNTLKGVVEKHRETLDNITPCIAHLEAVNNEAASIAESMLADALLPPSAIHANDIIGSTLDEKSLMFIREKLADKYNTMENSAMHAVPKSSRLLDANDILRSGGSRENNNNPANSNKDTERTAIITAMKNPVGTLLEKTEVNNFVNTPLEAEKKMYKSPSQIIESIALPVKVNHKPAANNSSVIEKSKSMQESATDPLLNKYVSVDSTLPILNSSLQTGSQCPVNASLLPAELSSLVLQPTVIHSEQLQKQVFPHIVRDFTGQSNVQHIDHLKDSIKNLKIDSKVHKCEKCHEDIRIGDVIVTAEKANNASWHPGCFVCSVCNELLVDLVYFYYKNKLYCGRDLAAFLGIVRCFACDELIFVREYTVAEGHNYHVKHFCCWDCDMPLAGQQYITENDRPLCLPCYQKSYAKTCAACNIVIAADQQGVTIKNLNFHATEVCFCCYGCKKNLLNGRMAIKEDKLFCSKDCIAKFFNR; translated from the exons ATGGAAGAAGAAATGGCGAATCGCCCAAAGTGGTTGTCGGAATTAGAAAATCGTAAACGAAAg CCGCGTTTAGCACATGAAGCTGGTGCTGGTGCATCATGTATGAATTGTAATTCTGCATGTCCTGGTCTTGATTTGCATTTTTGgcgaaaaatttgcaaaaattgcaaatgtgGCCGGGATGATCATGATGTTGATGACGACGAATTTCCACAATTTGATCTGCTGTTTGGACCAagtggaaaatttaaaaagaagatcttgc gtttgcaagtaaataataagaaacaaaatgAAGGTGAAACTACATTTGAGTGGATACCGCCAGATACAACTGAAGAACTCGCTGTGGATTATATGAAAGCTTTGCCTGTAGAGAAATTGCCAATTAAAGGATCTGCTGGTGCTGCTTTGCGAAGGCAATTATTACAGAAACAATTACCACTTCATGATATTGATCACAAAGTTTGTGATGAACTTAGTGAACAAGAACAgaaacaatttgaaaaatatttagagaatataaaaaagtatgtagGGCAAGGCAAAGTAATGAAG ATGATAGGTGCCCGCCCGTTTGATCGTTCTCTCATGACTCCTATCAATGCAACTGATATGCAACATTTTAGTCCGCAgcataattcttatataccTTCCACTAGTATTCAATTACGTACACCGAGTAGTTTTACCGTGAAAAGTTCATATGCAAAACATCCACATGAAGTTCAAAATAAGCAGGATGCTATGGCCACAAATGACAATAAGATATCCAACGCAGGACATAATTGTTCACTAACTAATGTAGCTGCCAATAACAACATCGCGAAATCGCAACTAATCGGagggaaattaattaatgagcaTTCTCAACATGCGGGTGATAGTGTATCCATAAAGGAAAGAGCAATAGACAGTAAAGTAATCAATTCCTCGATTCCCGCGCATCTTGCCGAGCAAGAAATCGTATCTGCTCGCGAGATGCATACTTCTGAAAATTACATACCTTACGGAAACACATTGAAAGGAGTTGTAGAAAAACATAGGGAAACGTTGGATAATATCACACCGTGCATTGCGCATTTAGAAGCTGTTAATAACGAAGCAGCCTCTATAGCGGAATCCATGTTGGCAGACGCTCTTCTTCCACCTAGTGCAATACATGCCAATGATATTATCGGAAGCACATTGGACGAAAAAAGCTTGATGTTTATAAGAGAAAAGCTTGCCGATAAGTACAATACCATGGAGAATTCGGCGATGCATGCTGTTCCTAAATCATCTCGACTGTTAGACGCGAATGATATATTACGTAGCGGCGGATCTAgggagaataataataatcccgCAAATAGTAATAAAGATACAGAGAGAACAGCTATTATAACCGCTATGAAAAATCCTGTAGGAACTCTATTGGAAAAGACagaagttaataattttgtaaacacTCCTTTAGAAGCAGagaagaaaatgtataaatctcCATCTCAAATAATTGAATCGATTGCTTTACCTGTTAAGGTAAATCACAAACCGGCTGCGAATAATTCGTCAGTGATAGAGAAGTCTAAATCTATGCAAGAAAGTGCTACGGATCccttattgaataaatatgtttctGTGGATTCTACTCTTCCCATATTAAATTCATCATTGCAAACGGGTTCACAATGTCCTGTTAATGCCAGTCTATTGCCAGCCGAGTTGAGTAGCTTGGTTCTGCAGCCAACTGTCATACATTCCGAACAGTTGCAAAAGCAAGTATTCCCTCATATTGTCAGAGACTTCACTGGACAATCGAATGTACAACACATAGATCATCTAAAagatagtataaaaaatttaaagattgatTCAAAAGTGCACAAATGCGAGAAATGCCATGAAGATATACGCATCGGCGATGTGATTGTAACCGCAGAGAAGGCTAACAATGCGTCCTGGCATCCTGGTTGTTTCGTTTGCTCCGTGTGCAACGAATTATTGGTAGATCtggtgtatttttattataaaaataagttatattgTGGAAGAGATTTGGCTGCATTCTTGGGAATTGTTCGATGTTTTGCATGCGATGAg TTAATTTTTGTACGAGAATATACAGTTGCAGAAGGACACAATTATCATGTGAAACATTTCTGTTGTTGGGATTGTGATATGCCTTTAGCTGGACAACAATACATTACTGAAAACGATCGTCCATTATGTCTTCCTTGTTATCAAAAATCATATGCAAAGACATGTGCCGCCTGCAATATTGTGATTGCCGCTGATCAACAGGGtgtaactataaaaaatttaaactttcatGCAACTGAAGTTTGTTTTTGCTGCTACGGTTGTAAAAAGAACTTACTAAATGGTAGAATGGcgataaaagaagataaattattttgcagtaAAGACTGTATTGCAAagttttttaatcgataa
- the LOC126858514 gene encoding HIRA-interacting protein 3-like, whose translation MADSDHEEGDIDKLELSSDSDTLMTKKRPREEDSAEDEANNLSVKKQRNSFDEQTEILKKNNTKTISNKNGTDEYNVKGEKHTIHSGSEQNIQEESLSVSNVHKEENKEKQNIKLIKQENGNESLLNKDCSIMDENVGNMKKEDSSYKKSITNTIAISISNDEEGEKENNEEINEADEQAKEQNEKNGIKKKHIAKNRNVDTEVVDGLELSVECASDKEEPSSESESEKEIKPRPKTIIIKAEPNESELECSTSEAEKSDSQVVTNTLEIKSEKKVKKRGSRTSFSKLKGSESEDSQNNNSDEDYSPRTKKMKKSPITKKTKRSVDSKRGRGVKKHPSKKSTEHISDDESVTSTERINKSRKTKNETEEELSEKDSSASESNNNSENEKEFSKNRRTRRSTAEPDNNSQIQKLKKYIKAAGIKIRSYNDVWADCRNNSARINRLKELLEKNGISGRPTLEKCKRAKKKKERMQEVSELDISNIISEGRVTRARRNMNKNSTSPDTSQRHRETCKRIHTIVDSDSE comes from the exons atggcaGATTCTGATCATGAGGAAGGAGACATAGATAAATTAGAGCTATCTTCAGATTCTGATACTTTAATGACAAAGAAGAGGCCACGAGAAGAAGATTCTGCAGAAGATGAAGCAAAcaatttatctgttaaaaaacAACGAAATTCCTTCGATGAACAgacagaaatattaaaaaaaaataataccaagactatttcaaataaaaatggtacagatgaatataatgtaaaaggAGAAAAGCATACAATACATTCAGGAAGCGAACAAAATATACAGGAGGAATCTCTGTCTGTATCGAACGTGCACAAAgaagaaaacaaagaaaaacaaaacattAAGCTAATCAAACAGGAAAATGGGAATGAGAGTCTTTTAAACAAGGATTGTTCTATCATGGATGAGAATGtaggaaatatgaaaaaggaG gatAGTTCATACAAAAAATCTATTACAAATACCATTGCAATATCTATTTCTAATGATgaggaaggagaaaaagaaaataatgaagaaattaatgaaGCAGACGAGCAAGCAAAAGagcaaaatgagaaaaatgggataaaaaaaaaacatattgcaaaaaatcgaaatgtggATACAGAAGTAGTAGATGGATTGGAGCTCTCAGTGGAATGCGCGAGTGATAAAGAAGAACCGAGTTCCGAAAGTGaaagtgaaaaagaaataaaaccgCGTCCAAAgacgataattattaaagctgAACCAAATGAATCAGAACTGGAATGTAGTACGTCAGAGGCAGAAAAATCTGATTCGCAAGTGGTCACTAACACATTGGAGattaaatcagaaaaaaaggtaaaaaaaagaggatCACGAACAAgttttagtaaattaaaagGTTCTGAATCTGAGGACagccaaaataataattcagatGAAGATTATAGTCCACGgactaaaaaaatgaaaaaatctcCAATAACTAAGAAAACGAAACGTTCTGTGGATTCAAAAAGAGGACGAGGTGTAAAAAAACATCCTTCCAAAAAAAGTACTGAACATATATCTGATGATGAAAGTGTGACTTCGACagagagaattaataaatcaagaaaaacTAAAAACGAAACGGAAGAAGAATTATCGGAAAAGGATTCTTCGGCAAgcgaaagtaataataattctgaaaatgagaaagaattttcgaaaaatagaaGGACGAGACGTAGTACAGCT GAGCCAGACAACAATAGccaaatacaaaaattgaaaaaatatataaaggctgctggtataaaaataagatcttATAACGATGTTTGGGCTGATTGTCGGAATAATTCTGCAAGAATAAATcgcttaaaagaattattagaaaaaaatggtattaGTGGGAGGCCAACATTGGAAAAATGTAaacgagcaaaaaaaaagaaagagagaatgcaaGAAGTATCCGAATTAGATATATCCAACATTATATCTGAAG gacgTGTTACGCGCGCAAgaagaaatatgaataaaaactcAACATCTCCAGATACATCGCAACGACATCGAGAAACTTGCAAACGTATTCATACCATTGTTGATAGTGATTCGGAATAG